Below is a genomic region from Cotesia glomerata isolate CgM1 linkage group LG5, MPM_Cglom_v2.3, whole genome shotgun sequence.
aatgtagttttttataaatagttttctagacctaatttatttttaaatgaaaattaaaaaattgtcgagAGTCTGCTAATgtttgtcataaaaaattatcaggtctcaaaataattattgataaaaattctattaatttcCAGACAACagaaagttatttattattttaccgcTTATCCGACAGCGGAGGAGATAATCATGGTCTATATGAGCAGAAAGATTCCCCAGTGTCTAGTTTGCGTCGTGACAGCGCAGAGCTTTTTATAAAAGAAGTAATCCCATCCTTAGTACTAACATTTGTCATCCCCGTGTGGATAGACGGTGGAATAAGTTCATTAGTATGTATCAGAGATGAGCTAATGGTCGCCACAAAAACGAGTATAATCATAAGACAGCGCTGGGAAGGTTCTGTAAATCGCGACTACTCATTAGACCTAAAAAGAGTTCCTTTTAGTGTTGATCAACAAATTTCAACAGTTGCTGTGCCAATAAccgataataatatttatgtaacAGATATTGAATATTCTCCATTAGTTGGAGGTTTCGCAATCGTTTTAAGTAATGGCAAAGCTGCTTTCTTAACAGCTCAGTCATTGAAATTTGATCCAAATCAAGTACAGGGTATTTGGGCCAAAGATCTAGATGATGCAACATGCGCTGCTGTTAATCACAAATATCGTTTAATTGCATTCGGACGTAAAAATTCTCAAGGAGTTGTTTACTATGTTGATGAGACAACTGGAGGTCTTGAAGTGTCTCACACGCTAAGTTTGTCTTCAAAAGATTATCCAGGAAGACCGGGGAATGTTAAGTGCCTCAGATGGACACCCGATAGCTGCGCTATCGCTTTGGCTTGGGACACTGGAGGCTTGGCTATTTGGAGTACATTCGGAGCACTTTTACTTTGTACTTTAAAATGGGATTATGGCTTACATGTTGATTTAACTCGTGATAATCCGCTGCGTGTTCATACAatggtattattattatttttacttttaccgTATTTTAAATGTCTACAATTGGTTCCATGATTCTTGATCCTctgacaaaatatccccgacaaaatatcttaaataattaaattttttaataaaacaattcaaaacaataaagtttaaaaaaattattaattttatttatttttttttttttcagttttcaaaaatttttattgatatcatataaatataattaaaataattattacaatgtTTATGATTTCTGACCGTTGGTCTCTACTCacattcaatatatatattatttgtttaatactaatattatactaataataatattttgtcgGAGGATCAAGACGCCTGACACccaacaattaattttattgtaataatttattattttttttttattattcaggAATGGTCAGCTGAAGGTTATCAATTATGGATGCTTAGAGAATCTCCAAATAATACAATTAAACAAGAAAATAATGAAGATATAGTTAATCAAGAATGTTCTTTAATTCAATTAGACTTTGTAAAAAGTCCTCTTACAGTAAATCCATGCAtggtaagattttttatttattattatggcCATGATTTTTgccttaatttataaataacaattaatgataaatggtggcaaattttttataaaaattttattaaaatttgagttattcaacacttaattttctaaaaaaaaatggattttataattgttttttagaaCCAACAAGAAAGccgtaatttcaaaattaagatttttatgataaaaaaatttgaataatttattgttattcttaattttggaataacgctcaaaatagtataaaaaatcataagacatttttttaagaaaattaaattttctacaacttTTGTTCTATTACTCTTTTTATAGgaccaatatttttatttttctttaaaaatatacacgtataaaaaattatttaaaaaaaatctcatttataattttttagtgctTCTAaacatagaattttttaaataaatttttctaattataatttatttgtcaattgAAATCAGGATGTTGCAGGCTAAAATgatgttatgttttttattccatttattttaacatacgacgtttcgtaaaaaaaaaaaaaattaataaataccttaaaattttttacaatataaaaacacatagtctttaattaaaaaattaaatatgtattGAGTATTTTAATCCGAcatgaaaaattgttaatttatttatttttttgtaaacacATAGGTGCCTGATGATGTCAGAATAAAACTGACGAAACGTCgcatgttaaaataaatggaataaaaaaacataacatCATTTTGGTTTACAACAAcctgatttaaattaatttataaaaattttgacctgATTAGagcaataatataatttatttgttaaaaaaattttcaggtttCTCAATTGAGTAGACAATTtaataatggtaattttttttaataattttaagggACATCACGGGCATTTATATCTTCAAGGTGAAGATCGTTTGTACCTTAATTTAGGTGGTGTAGTAACAGATACACCAAATTTTCATTTAGGAAATGATATTGTAAATGACTCAACTTGCCAAACATTAGCTGGATCAAAGCAGTGGCTAGTAGTACCAATACCGAGTGTATATAGTGGTTCCAATTGGCCAATTCGAGTGagggttttaaaatttttaaataattggaaaaaacaatttgtgaaaaaaatataaattttaatttttacagtacACAGCAATTGACAATGAAGGACAGAATATTGCTGTGGCGGGACGTACAGGTTTGGCGCATTATTCTTTATCCTCCCGAAAGTGGAAACTTTTCGGTAATGAGAATCAAGAAAGAGATTTTATAGTAACTGGAGGCCTGCTTTGGCACCGAGGATTCATGATCGCTTCCAGTTACTCTATTGTAGAGGACAAAGATGAGATAAGAATCTATCCCCGAGACACAAGACTGGAcaataattatgttaaaagTGTTCGAATGCCTTCTCAAGTATTACTCGTCAACACAATGAAAGAGAGGCTGGTTATATTTTGTGCTAATGCTCAAGTCAGTATTTTCGACATGACGCTCGAAGGAATTGAAGGTACTGGAAGTATTGAGCTCACCAGAACTCAAATTGTTGACATTAGCGGACTTTGTGTACACCCGGCTTGTGTTGTTAGCGCAACACTGACAACAATACGAGCTGAAACAGCTGGGACTCATCCACACCCAGAGAGTTTGCTTTTGAATGTGTCTGGAAAACTTTTGATGGTACAACGTGAGCATTGTACTGACAATACTGAAGTtgtaagttattttatttatatttgtcttctattataatttttatttttataataataataatctatattattaagagaataagtaaaattttgtgaccagTGTATTTacatgataaaatgggtttttatggttaaatttagtatcgtgggaaaagtcttgacttgaatttctactttttcaaggttttatatcattctcaccaatagtcaatttattatgataagtatttaggctacattcgaaaaaatgctctatctctacataattaagaaatgcccttgtatctcgtgaactattgacatttttaaagatataagcttatcccgatgttacactcattaagacctttcatttgagtacccacatcaatttttcatatatttatatatattatatatatgtatatatgaaaaatatataaaaatgcatgtgggaacttaaataaaagctcttaataagaataacatgagggtgagcttatatttttaaaaatgtcaatagttaagaaaatacagtgcaatgtaacataattaagaaacgaccttgtatcttgtgaactattgacatttttgaagatctaagctcatcttgacattacactcatcgagacctttcatttgagtacccatatcaatttttcatatatttcatatatttatatatattatatatatgtatggatgaaaaatatatcaaaatgtatgtgggtattcaaatgaaagctcttgatgagtataacattaggatgagtttatatttttaaaaatgtcaatagttaagaaaatacagtgcaatgtaacataattaagaaacgaccttgtatcttgtgaactattgacatttttgaagatctaagctcatcttgacattacactcatcgagacctttcatttgagtacccacatcaatttttcatatatttatatatattatatatatatatatatatgaatatataaaaaatatatcaaaaatgcatgtgggtactcaaatgaaagctcttgatgagtgtcacatcgagatgagcttatatctttaaaatatatattatatatatgtatatatgaaaaatatatcaaaaatgcatgtgggtactcaaatgaaagctcttgataagtgtaaaataatgatgagcttatatctttaaaaacgtcaatatttaaaaaagtacaatacaattcaacaaaagtctatttaataaaccaaaatttcatttatttacatttcaCAAATCACATAAGTCACCTAGTGACTCCAAAGTTgcttattatcattattaaattattaaaaaaaaattaacatattcaaagagataaaattaaatatttcaataataccAACTAATCATATTTAATTCCAGCTATTCACATGTGGAGCTCCAAACGTCCTAGCTTCCTGCGTAGAAAACGTCTGGGTCCCATGGAGATCTCGCCGAGACAAACCTCACCTCACCGAAGCACTGTGGCTCTTTTGCGGCGCCCACGGAATGCGAGTCTGGCTCCCTTTATTCCCCCGCAACCACCAAGATAACGCGCATACATTCATGAGCAAGAGAATAATGCTGCcctttcaattaaaaatctaccCCCTGGCAATTCTCTTCGAGGACGCAATAATTCTCGGCGCCGAAAATGACACAGTTTTGTACACCTCAGACAGCAACTCGCCTTTCTCATTGCCTTTTAGCCTACTCGAACTAACCAGCCAAGTGTATCTCCACCAAATCCTTCGCCAGTTAATCCACCGCAATCTCGGTTACCACGCCTGGGAAATAGCCCGCTCTTGCGTAGCACTGCCCTATTTTTCCCACTCATTAGAACTATTACTCCACGAAGTCCTCGAAGAAGAAGCCACCAGCAAAGAGCCATTACCCGACGCTCAATTACCTAGTGTTGTAGAATTTATCCGTGAATTTCCCGGCGTCTGGGCCCGAGCTGTAGTCCAGTGTGCTCGCAAAACCGAAATTGCATTATGgccatatttattttcaattgccGGATCACCAAAAAAACTCCTCCAAGATTGTCTACAGCGCCAACAATTAGACACTGCTgcaagttatttaataattttacaaaatttagagCCTTCATCAGTCAGCAGGCAACACGCGACTTTATTATTAGACGCGGCATTAGAACAAGGAAGATGGGAATTATCGCGTGACTTGGTACGATTTCTCCGAGCAATTGATCCAAATGATGTAGAGTCACCGCGAAATTCTTGGGGCGGTTCTGGTAAATTATCCGGTCCGCCTCCAACTCCTTCCGTGTCTCCTCATGAAGAAGATCTTTCTCTAGTTCTTGGAACTATGCAAGTCTCAAGAAGCCGCAGTTACAGTACAACAATTACTCCTAAAGTTCAATTTGATACTAATAAAGATCCTCCTTCTTCAATGCTGGAAAAAACTAGGAATGCTGTAATGCGACGGAAAAAATCTGTCCCAAGTTTTAAGCccgaaaaaaataacaataatactaATATTAATTCTAATAATCAAGAATCTTCAgcagaagaattttttattgatgttATTTTACAAAGACATGCAAGAAGATTGCTTTCAGCGCGAAGACTTGCAGACTTAGGACACTTTGCAGCGcgtttagatttttatttggtCAGTTGGTTGGCCAGAGAACGAGAACGTGCTGctaaaattgatgattttacAATTGCGCTTAAAGCTGCGCATGAAGATTTTTCTTTTCCGTACCCGACTTTGTCTTTAactaatttagaaaaattaagaCGGCCAAGTCATGTTTTGTCTACTAGGTCTAGATCTAGGTCTGTTGAATATTCGGAGAATGAAACGCAAACTACTACGActtttactaataatattaataataataataatgtggaTTTGCCAGCGGATAGTGGGTATACTAGTTTATCTAGTACGAGGCCTGGAGGAATTTATGGATTAGTGTCACCGGTAGCGAGTCTTGAAACGCAGTTTCCGATTGTGGAGACTAAGTTGACTCCGAGGATTCATCAGGATGCGACGAGTGTGCTGAGTGATACCAGCACGATTTGGAGAGACGATGTGGAATCTGTTGTGGGAACTTGTTGGGTCTCCAGTGATGCTATTGAGCCAGTTGATAACAATTTGAGCTCAATTTCTGGACCGACTAGTCGGGCTCAGGTGCAAGTTAGGTATCTTCTGCAATTGTTCTTGGAGGCTGGGTGTATTGGATGGGCGGCGGTGCTCAGTACTATGCTGAGAGATGCCTCGGCTATGGCGAGGACGATAAGAGCGGCTCATGCTCCTATGCAGACTTTGGATTCTATTGTTAATCTGAGGGATGGGATTCTTACGCTGGCTAAGTGGTCGCAATCTGAGTGGTGAGTTTTGGATTGTTTTTATTGATGGGCAATTTAGTATGATATTTAGACGCATTTGAAAGTTTTCTAGATACTTAATTGGGAAATTAGCTTGTATCTTGGGaaatattgagatttttaaagatataagctcatcttgatgttaggctcttcgagagctttcatttgagtaccaacatcaattttttatatattttatatatttatatatattatgtatatggatatatgaaaaatatatgaaaaattgatgtggatactcaaatgaaagctcttgatgagtataacatcgggatgcgcttatatctttaaaaatgtcgatatttaagaaagtacagagcattttaacaaatatcttatgaactatggacatttttaaagatataagctcatcctgacgttacgcttatcgagacctttcatttgagcacccacatcaatttttcatatattttatatacatatattgtatatatgtatatatgaaaaatatatgaaaaattgatgtgggtactcaaatgaaagctcttgatgagtgtaacatcggggtgagcttatatctttaaaaaggtcaatagttaagaaagtacagtgcaatttaacataattaagaaatgaccttgtatcttgtgaaatattgacatttttaaagatatgagctcatttTAACATTACATTCaacgagaccttttatttgagtacccacatcaatttttcatatatttatatatatatatgtatatatcaaaaatatatcaaaaatgcatgtgagtactcaaatgaaagctcttgatgaatgtaatatcaggatgagtttatatctttaaaaacgtcaatagttaagaaagtacagtgcaatttaacaaa
It encodes:
- the LOC123266320 gene encoding guanine nucleotide exchange factor subunit Rich isoform X1, whose product is MFFPIGWPRVLNPSELNQINAIVCNRDKILFAILTRNTLAIWYCKPCVPIVFHRRTEDSIEKYGENLLVQWKPDSSMLTVATTESYLLFYRLSDSGGDNHGLYEQKDSPVSSLRRDSAELFIKEVIPSLVLTFVIPVWIDGGISSLVCIRDELMVATKTSIIIRQRWEGSVNRDYSLDLKRVPFSVDQQISTVAVPITDNNIYVTDIEYSPLVGGFAIVLSNGKAAFLTAQSLKFDPNQVQGIWAKDLDDATCAAVNHKYRLIAFGRKNSQGVVYYVDETTGGLEVSHTLSLSSKDYPGRPGNVKCLRWTPDSCAIALAWDTGGLAIWSTFGALLLCTLKWDYGLHVDLTRDNPLRVHTMEWSAEGYQLWMLRESPNNTIKQENNEDIVNQECSLIQLDFVKSPLTVNPCMGHHGHLYLQGEDRLYLNLGGVVTDTPNFHLGNDIVNDSTCQTLAGSKQWLVVPIPSVYSGSNWPIRYTAIDNEGQNIAVAGRTGLAHYSLSSRKWKLFGNENQERDFIVTGGLLWHRGFMIASSYSIVEDKDEIRIYPRDTRLDNNYVKSVRMPSQVLLVNTMKERLVIFCANAQVSIFDMTLEGIEGTGSIELTRTQIVDISGLCVHPACVVSATLTTIRAETAGTHPHPESLLLNVSGKLLMVQREHCTDNTEVLFTCGAPNVLASCVENVWVPWRSRRDKPHLTEALWLFCGAHGMRVWLPLFPRNHQDNAHTFMSKRIMLPFQLKIYPLAILFEDAIILGAENDTVLYTSDSNSPFSLPFSLLELTSQVYLHQILRQLIHRNLGYHAWEIARSCVALPYFSHSLELLLHEVLEEEATSKEPLPDAQLPSVVEFIREFPGVWARAVVQCARKTEIALWPYLFSIAGSPKKLLQDCLQRQQLDTAASYLIILQNLEPSSVSRQHATLLLDAALEQGRWELSRDLVRFLRAIDPNDVESPRNSWGGSGKLSGPPPTPSVSPHEEDLSLVLGTMQVSRSRSYSTTITPKVQFDTNKDPPSSMLEKTRNAVMRRKKSVPSFKPEKNNNNTNINSNNQESSAEEFFIDVILQRHARRLLSARRLADLGHFAARLDFYLVSWLARERERAAKIDDFTIALKAAHEDFSFPYPTLSLTNLEKLRRPSHVLSTRSRSRSVEYSENETQTTTTFTNNINNNNNVDLPADSGYTSLSSTRPGGIYGLVSPVASLETQFPIVETKLTPRIHQDATSVLSDTSTIWRDDVESVVGTCWVSSDAIEPVDNNLSSISGPTSRAQVQVRYLLQLFLEAGCIGWAAVLSTMLRDASAMARTIRAAHAPMQTLDSIVNLRDGILTLAKWSQSECLGYRSFVSGIQSQTSLLNRLIVVKQQQQQQLIQQQEQQQQQLIQEQQQKQQEQHVRHQTEHEIMESPSSSPAPSFGSNQRGNISRSRHSSVSQASLTVASTVTAATPNTTKEEIKVDELFPGTGIGKEAIHNGSNEKFDDSQQQSNCVIS
- the LOC123266320 gene encoding guanine nucleotide exchange factor subunit Rich isoform X2, which gives rise to MFFPIGWPRVLNPSELNQINAIVCNRDKILFAILTRNTLAIWYCKPCVPIVFHRRTEDSIEKYGENLLVQWKPDSSMLTVATTESYLLFYRLSDSGGDNHGLYEQKDSPVSSLRRDSAELFIKEVIPSLVLTFVIPVWIDGGISSLVCIRDELMVATKTSIIIRQRWEGSVNRDYSLDLKRVPFSVDQQISTVAVPITDNNIYVTDIEYSPLVGGFAIVLSNGKAAFLTAQSLKFDPNQVQGIWAKDLDDATCAAVNHKYRLIAFGRKNSQGVVYYVDETTGGLEVSHTLSLSSKDYPGRPGNVKCLRWTPDSCAIALAWDTGGLAIWSTFGALLLCTLKWDYGLHVDLTRDNPLRVHTMEWSAEGYQLWMLRESPNNTIKQENNEDIVNQECSLIQLDFVKSPLTVNPCMGHHGHLYLQGEDRLYLNLGGVVTDTPNFHLGNDIVNDSTCQTLAGSKQWLVVPIPSVYSGSNWPIRYTAIDNEGQNIAVAGRTGLAHYSLSSRKWKLFGNENQERDFIVTGGLLWHRGFMIASSYSIVEDKDEIRIYPRDTRLDNNYVKSVRMPSQVLLVNTMKERLVIFCANAQVSIFDMTLEGIEGTGSIELTRTQIVDISGLCVHPACVVSATLTTIRAETAGTHPHPESLLLNVSGKLLMVQREHCTDNTEVLFTCGAPNVLASCVENVWVPWRSRRDKPHLTEALWLFCGAHGMRVWLPLFPRNHQDNAHTFMSKRIMLPFQLKIYPLAILFEDAIILGAENDTVLYTSDSNSPFSLPFSLLELTSQVYLHQILRQLIHRNLGYHAWEIARSCVALPYFSHSLELLLHEVLEEEATSKEPLPDAQLPSVVEFIREFPGVWARAVVQCARKTEIALWPYLFSIAGSPKKLLQDCLQRQQLDTAASYLIILQNLEPSSVSRQHATLLLDAALEQGRWELSRDLVRFLRAIDPNDVESPRNSWGGSGKLSGPPPTPSVSPHEEDLSLVLGTMQVSRSRSYSTTITPKVQFDTNKDPPSSMLEKTRNAVMRRKKSVPSFKPEKNNNNTNNINNNNNVDLPADSGYTSLSSTRPGGIYGLVSPVASLETQFPIVETKLTPRIHQDATSVLSDTSTIWRDDVESVVGTCWVSSDAIEPVDNNLSSISGPTSRAQVQVRYLLQLFLEAGCIGWAAVLSTMLRDASAMARTIRAAHAPMQTLDSIVNLRDGILTLAKWSQSECLGYRSFVSGIQSQTSLLNRLIVVKQQQQQQLIQQQEQQQQQLIQEQQQKQQEQHVRHQTEHEIMESPSSSPAPSFGSNQRGNISRSRHSSVSQASLTVASTVTAATPNTTKEEIKVDELFPGTGIGKEAIHNGSNEKFDDSQQQSNCVIS